In one Pseudomonas purpurea genomic region, the following are encoded:
- a CDS encoding efflux transporter outer membrane subunit: protein MSSKTLRTRLSLVLLAMSLAGCASYSGLNTEGTRLDAKTLKAGQSLSGVTLSPAAWPKSDWWKSLGDPQLDGLIREALHDSPDMQIASARAHQASAAAYAADAARMPTLDASASVSRSRLARDQDPTGVGGTYSTVRNIGASFNYTFDLWGGQRAAWEAALGQARAAEVDRQAAQLTLSADVARAYSDLGQAHIVYDLADEDLKRTRQMLDLSKRRLSSGIDSQYQYQQTESLEASSEATLIDAEKKLQSAKIALAVLLGKGPDRGNEIARPKILQASAVALPSTLPAELLGRRPDLIAARWRVEAAGKNIDAGKTRFYPNLNLSAAAGVESLLGDAMFGSASRFLNIAPTVSLPIFDGGRLRADLDARDADYDLAVAQYNKSLVSALGDVSDTLSQLRDVGRQIGAQQHATDIAQDSYNTVVQRYGSGIGNYLDVLSIEQQLLQAQRQLANLNAEQIDLSIQLMQALGGGYQADTLASATPTPATQNQ, encoded by the coding sequence ATGAGCAGTAAAACCTTGCGTACACGCCTCAGCCTGGTGCTGTTGGCCATGAGCCTGGCCGGTTGTGCCAGTTACAGCGGCCTGAACACCGAAGGCACTCGCCTCGATGCGAAAACCCTCAAGGCCGGGCAATCCCTGAGTGGCGTGACGCTGTCGCCGGCGGCCTGGCCGAAAAGCGACTGGTGGAAAAGCCTCGGCGACCCACAGCTCGACGGCCTGATCCGCGAAGCCCTGCACGACAGCCCGGACATGCAGATCGCCAGCGCTCGTGCTCACCAGGCCAGCGCCGCCGCCTATGCAGCCGACGCCGCGCGGATGCCGACCCTCGATGCCAGCGCCAGCGTCAGCCGTTCGCGACTGGCCCGCGATCAGGACCCGACCGGGGTCGGCGGCACCTACTCGACGGTGCGCAACATCGGCGCCAGTTTCAATTACACCTTCGACCTTTGGGGCGGCCAGCGTGCTGCCTGGGAGGCTGCGTTGGGCCAGGCCCGCGCGGCTGAAGTCGATCGGCAAGCCGCACAGCTGACCTTGTCGGCCGACGTGGCCCGCGCTTACAGCGATTTGGGGCAGGCGCACATTGTTTACGACCTGGCCGATGAAGACCTCAAGCGTACCCGGCAAATGCTCGACCTGAGCAAGCGTCGCCTGAGTTCCGGGATCGACAGCCAATACCAGTACCAGCAAACCGAAAGCCTGGAAGCCAGTTCCGAAGCGACCCTGATCGACGCCGAGAAGAAGCTCCAGAGCGCGAAAATCGCCCTGGCCGTACTGCTCGGCAAGGGCCCGGATCGCGGCAATGAAATCGCCCGGCCGAAAATCCTTCAGGCCAGCGCCGTGGCGCTGCCCTCGACACTGCCGGCCGAGTTGCTCGGTCGGCGTCCAGACCTGATCGCCGCACGCTGGCGGGTCGAGGCGGCGGGCAAGAACATCGACGCCGGCAAAACCCGCTTCTACCCCAACCTCAACCTGAGCGCGGCGGCGGGCGTCGAGTCGTTGTTGGGCGATGCGATGTTTGGTTCGGCGAGCCGTTTCCTCAACATTGCACCGACCGTGTCGCTGCCGATTTTCGATGGCGGCCGCTTGCGCGCCGACCTCGATGCGCGGGACGCCGACTACGACCTCGCGGTGGCGCAGTACAACAAAAGCCTGGTGAGCGCGTTGGGGGATGTCAGCGACACGCTCTCTCAATTGCGTGACGTCGGCCGGCAGATCGGCGCGCAGCAACACGCCACCGATATTGCCCAGGACTCATACAACACGGTGGTCCAGCGTTACGGTTCCGGCATCGGCAACTACCTGGACGTGCTCAGCATTGAACAACAACTGCTTCAGGCCCAACGCCAGTTGGCGAACCTGAATGCCGAGCAGATCGATCTGTCGATTCAACTGATGCAGGCACTGGGCGGCGGGTATCAAGCCGACACCCTGGCTTCGGCCACGCCCACCCCAGCCACGCAGAATCAATAA
- a CDS encoding MarR family transcriptional regulator: protein MKHFNPDDFHNCHLGLLLGRAALLKDRLIDTHMEPHGITSAQFKVLIIMAQFGVDTPAELCRHLSLDSGSMTRMLDRLEQKGFLTRQRCEGDRRQVRLVLTEEGQLLADRLPHIGAEAMNELAGAITPEELKTLEQILKKILLAAGDSITLLRVGDK, encoded by the coding sequence ATGAAGCATTTCAATCCCGACGATTTTCACAATTGCCACCTCGGGCTGCTGCTGGGGCGTGCGGCCTTGCTCAAGGACCGGCTGATCGACACGCACATGGAACCCCACGGCATCACGTCCGCGCAGTTCAAGGTGTTGATCATCATGGCCCAGTTCGGCGTCGATACGCCGGCGGAGCTGTGTCGTCACCTGTCGCTGGACAGCGGTTCGATGACTCGCATGCTCGATCGTCTGGAACAGAAAGGTTTCCTCACCCGCCAACGCTGCGAGGGTGACCGTCGCCAGGTGCGGCTGGTGCTGACGGAGGAGGGCCAACTGCTCGCCGACCGTCTGCCGCACATCGGCGCCGAGGCCATGAACGAACTGGCCGGCGCCATCACGCCAGAAGAGTTGAAGACCCTGGAACAGATCCTGAAGAAAATTTTGCTGGCCGCAGGTGACTCGATCACCTTGCTGCGGGTAGGTGACAAATGA
- a CDS encoding aspartate aminotransferase family protein, producing MPLSHANRLDELTRGMTTADPAGAHIYRRLMGQAVDIASRWLETGTLFDGTQPAAQRKALSDLDVFPPQGVGDEQALADAASCFLDHALQVHHPLCIAHLHCPTTLASQLAEVLINVANQSLDSWDQSPSATFLEQHLVSALRAWTGYPDGDAGVFTSGGTQSNLMGLLLARDRYALLRWGVDVKEQGLPACAQGMVAVCSRQAHFSVQQSLSLLGLGKNAAIPVSCDRDGKMSVDDLKCTLARLASESRTPFVIVATAGTTDTGAIDPLDTLADIAQAHGLWLHVDAAWGGALLLSHRYRHRLHGLDRADSLTLDFHKQFFQTISCGAFLLRDAAHFELMRTHADYLNPPEDDRDGLPNLVTKSLQTTRRFDALKLWMSLRSIGTRQYAAMIDQCIDLAAEVAKVIDASAAFELVSCGQLTSVLLRVCTPLHAAEDRDALHRHIAQTLFEQGIANLGVTRHAGLITLKMTLLNPGTTGADINALLTSIASLAEGGLPAKS from the coding sequence ATGCCGCTGAGTCATGCCAACCGCCTTGATGAACTCACCCGGGGGATGACCACGGCTGATCCGGCTGGGGCGCACATATACCGTCGTTTGATGGGGCAGGCCGTCGACATCGCGAGTCGCTGGTTGGAAACAGGCACGCTGTTTGACGGAACGCAGCCCGCCGCCCAGCGAAAAGCCTTGTCCGATCTGGACGTTTTCCCCCCGCAAGGGGTGGGTGACGAACAGGCGCTGGCCGATGCCGCCAGCTGTTTTCTCGACCATGCCTTGCAAGTCCACCACCCCCTTTGCATCGCCCATTTGCACTGTCCGACCACGTTGGCCAGCCAACTGGCCGAAGTCCTGATCAACGTAGCCAATCAGTCGCTGGACTCTTGGGACCAGAGTCCCTCCGCGACCTTTCTCGAACAGCATCTGGTGAGTGCGCTGCGTGCATGGACAGGCTACCCGGACGGCGACGCCGGTGTGTTTACCAGCGGGGGAACGCAAAGCAATTTGATGGGCCTGCTGCTTGCCCGTGATCGTTACGCTCTGCTTCGCTGGGGAGTGGACGTCAAGGAGCAGGGGCTTCCTGCGTGCGCCCAAGGGATGGTTGCCGTGTGTTCGCGCCAGGCGCATTTTTCGGTGCAACAGTCGCTGTCGTTACTGGGGCTGGGCAAAAACGCGGCGATACCCGTGTCCTGTGACCGGGACGGAAAAATGTCGGTGGACGACCTTAAGTGCACGCTCGCAAGGCTTGCGAGTGAATCGCGAACGCCCTTCGTGATAGTCGCTACAGCGGGCACCACGGACACGGGCGCCATCGATCCGCTCGACACCCTCGCCGACATCGCGCAGGCCCATGGGCTATGGCTGCACGTTGACGCGGCATGGGGCGGTGCCTTGCTGTTATCACACCGGTATCGCCACCGTCTGCACGGTCTGGACCGGGCGGATTCCCTGACGCTGGACTTCCACAAACAGTTTTTCCAGACCATCAGTTGCGGTGCGTTTCTGCTGCGTGACGCAGCGCATTTCGAACTCATGCGCACACACGCCGATTACCTGAACCCGCCGGAGGATGATCGGGACGGCTTGCCGAACCTGGTGACAAAATCGTTGCAAACCACCCGCCGTTTCGATGCGCTGAAGCTGTGGATGAGCCTGCGCAGTATCGGAACCCGTCAGTACGCGGCAATGATTGACCAGTGCATTGACCTGGCAGCCGAGGTCGCCAAGGTGATCGACGCCTCGGCAGCCTTCGAACTGGTCAGTTGCGGGCAATTGACCAGCGTTCTGCTGCGGGTTTGCACTCCCTTGCACGCAGCCGAGGATCGGGACGCACTGCATCGTCACATTGCCCAGACATTGTTTGAGCAGGGAATCGCCAACCTGGGCGTCACCCGTCATGCCGGTTTGATCACCCTGAAAATGACCTTGTTGAATCCCGGGACCACAGGGGCGGATATCAACGCGCTACTCACGTCCATTGCCTCCCTGGCCGAAGGCGGTCTACCCGCAAAGTCATGA
- a CDS encoding MFS transporter yields MSHPSPPHRRRWLILALVSSALLLISIDGTVLYAALPLLTRDLQANANEKLWILNIYPLLVAGLLPGLGAAGDRLGSKRLFVSGLGVFALASLMSAFATRPQWLILGRAVLGVGAAMMMPATLSIIRQTFVDERERSLAIGVWASAAAGAAALGPILGGVVLEFYGWGAVFLINLPIILVVLPCALYFIPSQPVQKGKAWDVSGSLQIMVGLVGVVYAIKEFGRPQPDLFVAACAMAVGVSLLIVFVRRQQRAMHPLIDFRLFRDPVFSAGIAAAFCASLALLGLELVLTQYLQLVQDLTPLKAALVILPLPLTAFFAGPLTGWFLPTFGSTRVLTVALLMSGLSIGALMVSNMPSAFALMGLGAGVGAAMTAASSIIMHRAPATQVGMVASVEEVSFELGGALGVTLLGSLAGGIYSRFVALPEAAESFDQAVDSLDGALIVAAKVSPEIGLQLISAAKAAYQMAYGSVLGAAAALLLVSALSIYLLLRSPATAAATP; encoded by the coding sequence ATGTCGCATCCATCACCGCCACATCGCCGACGCTGGTTGATCCTTGCTTTGGTCTCCAGTGCCTTGCTGTTGATTTCAATCGATGGAACCGTTCTTTACGCGGCGTTGCCCCTGCTGACCCGGGACTTGCAGGCGAACGCTAACGAAAAACTGTGGATTCTGAATATCTACCCCTTGCTCGTTGCTGGTCTGTTACCGGGGCTGGGTGCGGCAGGTGACCGCTTGGGGAGCAAGCGATTGTTCGTCAGCGGTCTTGGTGTGTTTGCGCTGGCCTCGCTGATGTCAGCCTTTGCCACCCGCCCGCAATGGCTGATCCTGGGACGGGCGGTACTGGGCGTGGGGGCGGCGATGATGATGCCCGCGACCTTGTCGATCATCCGCCAGACCTTTGTCGATGAGCGCGAACGCTCCCTCGCCATTGGTGTGTGGGCCTCGGCGGCGGCTGGCGCGGCCGCACTGGGGCCGATTCTGGGAGGCGTCGTCCTGGAGTTTTATGGATGGGGGGCGGTGTTCTTGATCAACCTGCCGATCATTCTTGTCGTCTTGCCTTGCGCGCTCTATTTCATCCCGAGTCAACCCGTTCAGAAAGGCAAGGCCTGGGATGTTTCCGGCTCGCTACAGATCATGGTTGGCCTGGTGGGGGTGGTGTATGCCATCAAGGAGTTCGGTCGCCCCCAGCCTGACCTGTTTGTCGCAGCCTGTGCCATGGCGGTCGGTGTATCGCTGTTGATTGTGTTCGTTCGGCGCCAGCAGCGCGCGATGCACCCGCTTATAGATTTTCGTCTGTTTCGCGACCCGGTCTTCAGCGCCGGTATTGCCGCAGCGTTTTGCGCTTCGTTGGCATTGCTTGGCCTGGAGTTGGTGTTGACCCAGTATTTGCAACTGGTGCAGGACCTGACACCGTTGAAGGCGGCGCTCGTCATCCTGCCACTTCCCCTCACGGCGTTCTTCGCCGGGCCTTTGACGGGCTGGTTCCTGCCTACGTTCGGCAGTACGCGGGTGCTGACGGTCGCGTTGCTGATGTCGGGGCTGAGCATCGGCGCGCTGATGGTCTCGAACATGCCGTCAGCCTTTGCGCTGATGGGGTTGGGGGCGGGCGTGGGGGCCGCGATGACGGCGGCGTCGAGCATCATCATGCACCGGGCACCTGCCACCCAGGTTGGAATGGTTGCCTCGGTAGAAGAAGTCTCTTTCGAGTTGGGCGGGGCCTTGGGTGTTACGTTACTGGGAAGTCTGGCGGGCGGGATCTACAGCCGTTTTGTCGCATTACCCGAAGCGGCCGAATCGTTCGATCAGGCGGTAGACAGTCTGGATGGCGCGCTTATTGTGGCCGCCAAGGTCTCCCCTGAAATCGGGTTGCAGTTGATTTCAGCGGCCAAAGCAGCCTATCAAATGGCGTATGGCTCTGTTCTCGGTGCGGCGGCTGCGCTGTTGCTCGTCAGCGCGCTCAGTATTTACCTGCTCCTGCGCTCGCCCGCCACAGCTGCTGCCACGCCATGA
- a CDS encoding extracellular solute-binding protein → MPLTLSRTGIALAFSCAFGVVKAEGTLTLYNWESYTSAQMIEKFEKEHNVAVELVEYESSDTALAKVRDQSVAADVAVVAGNYLPLWIAEDLVLAAHPSQLDNFRNLTAQWVDPPFDPGRKFSVPWAWGVVGVAIHTDVYKGDIDTWSVVIDPPKELQGTINIGADMNEVIYAAVRYHGGKMCDADPQLLRQVRNTLVKARPAWASMEYGSVQKMATGHFKASIDWNGAALRQRMINPTIRFGLPREGTQIFSDNVVILKRSTNVANARLFMNFIMEPRNAALNSAFHGYASAVAGAEQFMPASMRDAPELNIPAEVLRKAQFTFACPANVQEQYAAIWTELSQ, encoded by the coding sequence ATGCCGTTAACACTTTCCAGAACAGGTATCGCCCTGGCCTTCAGTTGCGCGTTTGGCGTGGTCAAGGCCGAGGGCACGCTCACGCTCTACAATTGGGAAAGCTACACCAGTGCGCAGATGATCGAAAAGTTCGAAAAAGAGCACAACGTCGCGGTTGAGCTGGTTGAGTACGAATCCAGTGACACTGCGCTTGCCAAGGTTCGAGACCAGTCAGTGGCCGCGGATGTAGCGGTGGTGGCAGGCAATTATTTGCCCTTGTGGATAGCCGAGGACCTGGTGTTGGCGGCTCATCCATCCCAACTGGACAACTTCCGCAATCTGACTGCGCAATGGGTCGACCCGCCTTTTGATCCAGGGCGCAAATTTTCGGTGCCATGGGCGTGGGGAGTGGTGGGCGTTGCCATTCACACCGATGTCTACAAAGGGGATATCGACACTTGGTCTGTGGTGATTGATCCGCCCAAGGAACTGCAAGGGACGATTAACATTGGCGCGGACATGAACGAAGTCATCTACGCCGCCGTGCGTTATCACGGCGGCAAGATGTGTGATGCCGATCCGCAATTGTTGCGCCAGGTGCGCAATACCCTGGTCAAGGCCCGGCCGGCGTGGGCCTCCATGGAGTACGGCAGCGTACAGAAAATGGCCACCGGGCATTTCAAGGCCAGCATCGACTGGAACGGTGCCGCCTTGCGCCAGCGCATGATCAACCCGACGATCCGCTTCGGCCTTCCAAGGGAAGGCACGCAAATATTCAGTGACAACGTGGTGATCCTGAAGCGTTCCACGAACGTGGCGAATGCCAGGCTGTTTATGAATTTCATCATGGAACCGCGCAATGCAGCCTTGAACTCTGCCTTCCATGGTTACGCCAGTGCTGTGGCCGGTGCCGAACAGTTCATGCCCGCGTCCATGCGGGACGCTCCGGAGCTGAATATCCCGGCAGAGGTCTTGCGCAAGGCGCAGTTCACCTTTGCCTGCCCGGCAAACGTGCAAGAGCAGTACGCGGCAATCTGGACAGAACTTTCGCAGTAG